One Thermoanaerobaculia bacterium DNA window includes the following coding sequences:
- a CDS encoding GHKL domain-containing protein, whose amino-acid sequence MFPRPRRPPSRRNWIIFALLGLFILSDLALFSWLIFQTLSRRELDRVLLETRREAQDLAGRIAGSAESTGGDLFTAVALERETQTYIDSVLRQRQIVQTVEITDRDGVLVMKERRETEIAAPARAASAERELPAGTPRVESRTLERQESRAVQLPSSAVNSLDVTVPIGEFGSLRIGISPLEMDRRIGELRQELVRQTTWIGGLTVAIFILAFFLISALIRRGQRLEAQAAEAERLAYLGTLAAGLAHEIRNPLNSLSLNMQMLEEDLASAQAASGQKKLLAITRSEIGRLERLVSDFLSYARPRALRLETVPAAELLERARDVVAREFALRGAIFEVTDESPGAAVRVDEEQLQQLLINLLQNALAASEGTGRPPRVVLRSRREGPRVLLEVEDNGAGIPDEIRERIFELFFSTRKGGSGLGLAIAERVVRAHGGELSFESEVGRGSIFRVALPLSVAQPPAGTAAAPQDPGDR is encoded by the coding sequence GTGTTTCCGCGGCCCAGAAGGCCCCCATCCCGGCGTAATTGGATCATCTTCGCCCTCCTCGGGCTCTTCATCCTCAGCGATCTTGCGCTCTTCTCCTGGCTGATCTTCCAGACCCTCTCCCGGCGCGAGCTCGATCGCGTCCTGCTCGAAACCCGGCGCGAGGCGCAGGATCTTGCCGGCCGCATCGCCGGGAGCGCCGAGAGCACCGGGGGCGACCTCTTCACCGCGGTCGCCCTCGAGCGCGAGACCCAGACCTACATCGATTCGGTCCTGCGCCAGCGCCAGATCGTCCAGACGGTCGAGATCACCGACCGCGACGGCGTGCTCGTGATGAAAGAGCGTCGCGAGACCGAGATCGCCGCCCCTGCTCGCGCCGCGAGCGCCGAGCGAGAGCTGCCCGCCGGGACGCCCCGGGTCGAGAGCCGCACCCTGGAGCGCCAGGAGAGCCGCGCGGTGCAGCTGCCGTCGAGCGCCGTCAATTCGCTCGACGTCACCGTGCCGATCGGCGAGTTCGGGTCGCTGCGCATCGGCATCAGCCCGCTCGAGATGGATCGCCGGATCGGCGAACTGCGTCAGGAGCTCGTCCGGCAGACGACATGGATCGGCGGGCTGACGGTGGCGATCTTCATCCTCGCCTTCTTCCTGATCTCGGCCCTGATACGCCGCGGCCAGAGACTCGAGGCGCAGGCCGCGGAGGCCGAGCGGCTCGCCTATCTCGGCACGCTCGCGGCGGGCCTCGCCCACGAGATCCGCAATCCGCTCAACTCGCTGAGTCTCAACATGCAGATGCTCGAGGAGGACCTCGCGAGCGCCCAGGCGGCGTCGGGGCAGAAGAAGCTCCTCGCCATCACGCGCTCGGAGATCGGCCGTCTCGAGCGCCTGGTGAGCGACTTTCTGAGCTACGCCCGGCCGCGCGCGCTGCGCCTCGAAACGGTCCCGGCAGCGGAGCTCCTGGAGCGCGCGCGGGACGTCGTGGCGCGCGAGTTCGCCCTGCGCGGCGCGATCTTCGAAGTCACGGACGAATCGCCGGGAGCCGCCGTCCGCGTGGACGAAGAGCAGCTCCAGCAGTTGTTGATCAACCTGCTGCAGAACGCGCTCGCGGCGAGCGAAGGCACGGGCCGGCCGCCGCGCGTGGTGCTGCGCTCCCGCCGCGAGGGTCCGCGCGTCCTGCTCGAGGTGGAGGACAACGGCGCCGGCATCCCCGATGAGATCCGCGAGCGCATCTTCGAGCTGTTCTTCTCGACCCGTAAAGGCGGGTCGGGGCTCGGTCTCGCGATCGCCGAGCGGGTCGTGCGCGCCCACGGCGGCGAGCTCTCGTTCGAAAGCGAAGTCGGCAGAGGATCGATCTTCCGCGTCGCGCTGCCGCTCAGCGTGGCGCAACCGCCCGCCGGGACCGCTGCCGCCCCTCAAGATCCCGGCGAC
- a CDS encoding Hsp20/alpha crystallin family protein, with protein MTTGLIRFNPETDLFRGRMDRLFNQMLNSPWTPALSEDVTNRGFLPAVDIRETPENLTITAELPGLDKKDVSITLENQVLTISGERSFEKEVKDETCHRIERSYGTFSRSFTLPANLKTDKVDAKFDKGVLVVTVPKAEESKPRKITIL; from the coding sequence ATGACGACTGGACTGATTCGCTTCAACCCGGAGACCGACCTCTTCCGCGGGCGGATGGACCGTCTCTTCAACCAGATGCTGAACAGCCCCTGGACACCGGCCCTGTCGGAGGACGTCACCAATCGCGGTTTCCTGCCGGCGGTCGACATCCGCGAGACGCCGGAGAACCTCACCATCACGGCGGAGCTGCCCGGCCTCGACAAGAAGGATGTCTCGATCACCCTCGAGAACCAGGTGCTGACCATCTCCGGCGAGCGCAGCTTCGAGAAGGAGGTCAAGGACGAGACCTGCCATCGGATCGAGCGCAGCTACGGCACCTTCTCCCGCTCCTTCACGCTGCCGGCGAACCTCAAGACCGACAAGGTGGACGCGAAGTTCGACAAGGGCGTGCTGGTCGTCACGGTGCCCAAGGCGGAAGAGAGCAAGCCGCGCAAGATCACCATCCTCTGA